From Triticum aestivum cultivar Chinese Spring chromosome 4A, IWGSC CS RefSeq v2.1, whole genome shotgun sequence, a single genomic window includes:
- the LOC123083349 gene encoding uncharacterized protein has translation MASSSFISPPLHLAAARSSVVGTVLLYCTSTMAAEVLVGSERRVLISALPAPPPPDSLLGRLDQIDLRLRQLEEERRPSSAAEGDGARPAPRHQHSKSMPSALQPQDARDVRGTLMDRLNLLESRIRQLSCELDLDGSGSGKAAAASCLPTPVPRPPEDCAWSEPPLPDPAMRARAAGGGAGASWSAAQILQRGARQLNRNKTSHPAKVKKLKEAKCACEEEKRKAERAGRRWFTVGC, from the exons ATGGCTTCCTCCTCCTTTATATCTCCCCCACTCCACCTGGCTGCTGCGAGGTCATCAGTAGTCGGTACTGTACTACTGTACTGCACGTCGACGATGGCCGCCGAGGTGCTGGTCGGATCCGAGCGCCGCGTGCTCATCAGcgccctccccgcgccgccgccgcccgacagcctgcTCGGCCGCCTCGACCAGATCGACCTACGG CTGAGGCAGCTAGAGGAGGAGCGGCGGCCGTCCTCGGCCGCCGAGGGCGACGGCGCGCGTCCGGCGCCGCGGCACCAGCACAGCAAGTCCATGCCGTCGGCGCTCCAGCCGCAGGACGCGCGCGACGTGAGGGGCACGCTCATGGACCGCCTCAACCTGCTCGAGTCGCGCATCAGGCAGCTCAGCTGCGAGCTCGACCTCGACGGCTCCGGGAGCGGCAAGGCTGCCGCCGCGTCGTGCCTCCCGACGCCCGTGCCGCGCCCGCCCGAGGACTGCGCGTGGTCCGAGCCGCCGCTGCCCGACCCCGCCATGCGCGCGCGCGCGGCGGGAGGCGGCGCCGGGGCGAGCTGGAGCGCCGCGCAGATCCTGCAGAGGGGCGCCCGCCAGCTCAACCGCAACAAGACCAGCCACCCAGCCAAG GTGAAGAAGCTGAAGGAGGCCAAGTGCGCGTgcgaggaggagaagaggaaggcgGAGCGCGCCGGCCGGAGGTGGTTCACCGTCGGGTGCTAG